The segment TTTAGCTTTCTCCCGGCCTTTGGGTAGGTAATCTGCTGTGGGGCTGCGTGTAAGGCGGGTTGTCTCCTTTCGGTTTCCGGGGACCTAAACTGGGTGATACCGTCCATTCGGCGGCGGCCAAGTGGACCCGTGGCTGGGCTGTTGCTTGCccgaaataaaaaattgaacaTCAAGAAACTGGTACAACTTGTGTGTGAAAGGGTTAGCAAAGGTTTTCCTATTTCCGGATTGTCACTTGGAGCCGACGATGTGAATAAAACTTGAATTGGAATTCCTAGAATGAACTCATGTTCTGCACACCAACTAAGCATCGAGCTGGATAGGACTGATGGTGGGAGCCTTTCGAGATCAGTTTGCACTCTCGTAAATGGCAACATTAAATACGGGTGAAATGCTATTGCACAAAGTTTGTTGTGCTGTATGTGGACTGTGGCCTGGATAGATTGCTCGGAAAAGTGGATTGTATGAGAGTGCTCTAGAAGTTTGAAACTCTGATGAATGAAAAATTACACTGCTGTTGAACTGTGACACTATTCTTCAGTTTTACAACTGTCATTCATTAAACGGTTGCACAATTTATAATATTAGTGTGTGCTTATTCTGACATTCCGTATTGTGAAACttgaattgcaaaatttcgaaaaattttaaaGCACAGCGAACCACATTTTTACTACCTATTTAATTCATGTGCTAtacattaaataaaaataagtgTTTTTGTACCACCACCAGCTCGCTCGGCAACACCGGAAAGCacgtctgtcgtataaaacttTTCGCCAACGCTTATAAATACCAACTTTTGCAATGTCTCCGAAGGGACCGAAGTTAATGATTGAGAAAATATGCGAAAGTCCATCTCTAGGAATTATTGTCGAAACAACCCGCCAACCCTTGGGGTGATTTTTCATCATCTTGTCTTCTTTTGCCCTCCCAGAGCGCAACGCTGGCTGCAAAAAAACTTTCTCCCGAAGCGAAGTAATCTACCTACCTATTTTTATACCCCACAGCTGAGTACGCTTCTTTTATTGTTTCGCCTCGGTCgccaactttcaaactaaaagaaaactgcAAAATCAGAGCCATCAGAACCAAAGTGAGGCAATGAGCAGAACATACTGGGGAGGAAAAATAATGGCCCCCCGCACCTACAAACGATTGTCGGCGCTTTGTTATGTGCtgggaaaaaaaattaatggagCTTTCTCGAAATATAGGACTGGGACGTGCTGTTCACAAAATAAAACTTCGCGTTTTGCACCTCGAATGCGAACTGGAATCGGTTCAACTTTGCATTTTcgttgaaaaacgaaaaataagttTGTATTCACCTGGCGCAGTGGCCTTTACCTTCCAGCGAATTGCTTTGTCAAATTTGTCAACTCAAATTGGAATTTAATTTTGTCGGTGCTGGACACATATCTCTGGGTTTTCTCACTCGTTTGCTTCGCTTCTTAAGTAAGATAAGCAGTGATCGTATAAATAAAGCAGTGATTCCATGTTTTTACTCTTTATTTTTTACTCTTTgctttttactctttactctttactattACCTTACTTTAATCTTACCTTACTTTACTCTTACCTTAATTTACTCTTACCTTACTTCACTTTTACCTTACTTTACCCTTAccgtaattccaaaaaatcaaaaaatgcgagcgtcacgaaaaaatgaaagattttgaacactaataGAGCTCTGTCAGTTTTGATAGTTCAAATACCgatcgattcataatagatgtagcaatcatggtgtttttattacaattttcattttcaatagtGAAAATCCACGAAAAGTTTCAAAGTCAAATTTCCCTATAATTGTTTTTATGATTACTTTGCTTCACAAGCATggacgacaattgtcactcgccgtgactcgccacggcgagtcgaattgacTGCTGTCCACTAGATGACAACCGTGCAAGCAAGCTGGATGCAAGCTGGTAAAAGGTAAGGATGACCGCTcatttttctatgacgttttacTTGCAGGAcgtcaaattgaactaggttaaatgttcaaacgataaaatcATCCCTATTCTGCGATGATGCGTGAGTGTTATgtatgtttgtctgtgatattaCCTAcgcggagaataaaaatgtagtttcaaccatatttatggttgttttacgcacaaacaaaaatttcgttttgtttcaaactgaaatgtatgattgaaatgaaaatatttattgttacatcaatgtcaacttcaaatttgaaaatactttacttttaattcaaaactgttatttacttgattcaaacagaatctcgtttgaaaacaacaatattttcaggttgttataaaaatattttattgaggcttaaaataacaatcattttgtttgaaacaaactggagctttttcgctccgtgtacacttataaaattttaaacctaAAAATTATAAGACGTGAACACACACTTTTCATATTACACATTAGATTTATTTGCTTAAGCaaggtacgctgctgaaaagaaaacagctcaagaaaaaatcttgctatttaccgaagaaattttgacaactgcaataCAAGCAACCAGCTGTCATTTTtttgtgaaaccgattaaacacgctaggtcagtacaaacaaatcgtgtttatgtgcattgtctgcataaacaaatgatgtcatgttgagaatgacatttgaaccatttttaatttgcacgtcgtgcaaaccagtggggttcaaattaaagtgtTCAGAGTAAAAATGTTCAAACGAACAGGTGTCTACGGTATACGCTTACCGCTTACCTAAGGGCCCGTACAGAGTAATAGCGACTTCGTAGTCGCTTATCCTCTGTACGGGCCTTAAGCCTGTTTCTAtgcaaaaacatatttttacctCTACCAAAAGTCCAAAAACTTACCCACAATCCACGTATTTCGTTCACCGCGTCGATAGTTAATTTCCATAGCTGTGCTGAGTCCACTTAAATTCCAAACAAGAGAGTCGTGTGTTGAACCAGACCTACTAGCATCAACGTATCGGATCATCTGTTGATGGTCACAGAGCAGCATTACATTGAGGCTATGAAAGCCTTTTCGGTTGTAGTATGAGTGCTGCACTTCTGCTTTGGGTTTAATAATTTTGACGTGCGTCCCATCCACACATCCAATGACACCTGGAAATCCTGTTTTTTCAAAGAAACCCCTTTTGATTCGTAGTTTTTCAGCTTCTTCTGCAGGAAATTTGATTTCTAAAGGGCAAACTTTCATCTCAAGGATGTCAAGTACTTCTGCCAATATTCTCGACATCGTTGGTTGCGCAATTCCTGCAAACAGGTCGTTTCCAACACCTTTTTGATAGCTTCCTTCTCCAAAGAACCTAATGCAGGCTGTCAGTTTAATGATTGGCGGAACGGAACACGATCCTATAGTTGGGCCCATGTTGGTATCAATGATGTCAAGTAAATGCATAAACAGTTCTTTATTGACCCGAAAATATTGCACAAACCTGAAAATATCGTAAAATTAGGTCACAAAATTTGGCTGTTTACATTTAACTTACGTGTTGGGCGGAAGATCTAGGGGGTTAGACCGATCTCTGATGTGCCGGCGTTCGATTCTATATGTTGATGTTGATGATTCACGGTTAGTTGAATTATCGATATTATTAAACCAGAATACAGCACTGCTCATGTCTGCAAGTTTTTAATAAACAATATAAGGATATGAAAAGTGAATTTTCGGATCACGATTTAACTGATTCGTTTATTCCAGTAACTAGGTTTATATGTAAAAATTTACGATGAGaggtaacaaaaaataaaaaagaatataAATATTGCCCTCTTGgctcttcgcactcaattggactgcacagtatagtgcaaccttcaaaactgtgatgaaaagtgtgctactgataatatcgctagtagtcTTATATCAATAATACCATAAAACTTTATCTTCACgcaagaatatcgaaaattggagggtttaaggTGACATCTTCTTCTTGTCTTCTTATTATTTTAACAGTTTtgttacgtatttttgcttatactgtcatattatcgttattaattattaacgataagaaaactttatcaataatcgttatagattttgatcggcatttcccatcattacaactctcccatctgagctgacatttgatttagcagtggcgccagtaccaggtgtaggaaaagcaaatagtatttaatttttcatttatttcatatttgctgcatatttgttcaagttatgaattatgcgtggaaatatgtatttagaaactatttttatattattcttagtgtcgataacaactctacgtaagcattagaattcaaataggaattAACCAAGATTCAttttttttcccacgaaattttggcaacttttctcacctaccaTCCCTactgtttatgttatttaatcAACCCAgctaaaaatcgaaaataaaaaacgGATTGTATACAATTACTATTATACTAGTATATTATATATAATTATTATAATAGTAATTTATTAGAGATACCTACGTCAATCACTTAGTTTACAACTCTATTCAGGATCGAGAATTTAGTGgcttttcaagttttatttatatttataaaaataaatatcgcAAATAGATATCGTGTTAGTTTTTCGATTTATAATTAGAGATCTTGATTGATCTTGTGCCATCAACGTAGTGATAACAAGGACGCAGCTGGTCCAGAAATCGTTAGGTATCCCATAATTGGACGCCAAATTTATCGTAACCTGAAGAGCGACGGAGCCACAAGGGCCGAAAGGGCAATCTTTATCGCAATAGCAGTTGAAGCAACAGCAGAATCGAGAGTACAGTAGGTCTCGATTCGTGGCCCTGAGATATCCGCCCAAAAAAAACCTTTATCCCGAAGATATGTACAATGCCCATGATAGTA is part of the Sabethes cyaneus chromosome 2, idSabCyanKW18_F2, whole genome shotgun sequence genome and harbors:
- the LOC128736411 gene encoding putative nuclease HARBI1 encodes the protein MSSAVFWFNNIDNSTNRESSTSTYRIERRHIRDRSNPLDLPPNTFVQYFRVNKELFMHLLDIIDTNMGPTIGSCSVPPIIKLTACIRFFGEGSYQKGVGNDLFAGIAQPTMSRILAEVLDILEMKVCPLEIKFPAEEAEKLRIKRGFFEKTGFPGVIGCVDGTHVKIIKPKAEVQHSYYNRKGFHSLNVMLLCDHQQMIRYVDASRSGSTHDSLVWNLSGLSTAMEINYRRGERNTWIVDALSNRPLASEFICEDKFELIRRILVTFINVIFLAWDLRKCTGQMRTRAGNMETLEPSTTVTYLQPANVGRLGLVYESSEEVIPAAMNDKYVYITKHQGVGPCSTLSRLPGNPGSGPSGLFQALSC